In the Flavisolibacter tropicus genome, one interval contains:
- a CDS encoding bifunctional 4-hydroxy-2-oxoglutarate aldolase/2-dehydro-3-deoxy-phosphogluconate aldolase, which translates to MHKKEQVLQALLNQKLLPLYYHESASTSLAVLRALYKGGVRLVEYTNRGANALSNFSELRKAVDVDMPDMLLGIGTIKNKNQAKQYIDAGADFIVCPSTNTEVAQVTQDAGLLWIPGCMTPTEIAMAENAGAELVKIFPGNLLGPSYISAVKDLFPGLKFMPTGGVEVEESNLKSWFNAGVVAVGMGSKLITKDMMEQRDETSIANASIKALALAQEAAK; encoded by the coding sequence ATGCATAAGAAGGAACAAGTCTTACAAGCTTTACTCAACCAGAAGCTATTGCCATTATACTATCATGAGAGTGCAAGCACTAGCCTGGCAGTTTTAAGAGCACTTTATAAAGGTGGTGTTCGATTAGTGGAATATACTAATAGGGGTGCGAATGCGTTATCAAACTTTTCAGAACTACGTAAAGCCGTAGATGTTGACATGCCTGATATGTTGCTTGGAATAGGAACTATTAAAAATAAGAATCAGGCAAAACAGTATATAGATGCTGGTGCTGATTTTATTGTGTGTCCATCCACAAATACTGAAGTAGCGCAAGTGACACAGGATGCAGGCCTATTATGGATTCCGGGTTGCATGACACCAACTGAAATTGCTATGGCTGAAAACGCTGGAGCTGAATTGGTAAAAATCTTTCCCGGTAATTTGTTAGGCCCATCTTACATCAGTGCCGTTAAGGATTTGTTTCCCGGTTTGAAATTTATGCCAACCGGTGGGGTAGAAGTGGAAGAAAGTAATTTAAAAAGTTGGTTCAACGCAGGTGTTGTTGCTGTAGGCATGGGTAGCAAACTCATTACAAAAGATATGATGGAACAACGCGATGAAACCAGTATTGCCAATGCTAGTATTAAAGCGTTAGCATTAGCGCAGGAAGCAGCTAAATAA
- the uxaC gene encoding glucuronate isomerase, with protein MKNFLDDNFLLQTKTAERLYHEFAKEMPIIDYHCHLPPDQIANDINFQNLSQVWLYGDHYKWRAMRTNGVDESFCTGNQPDFDKFQKWAATVPYTLRNPLYHWTHLELQRYFGIHDILNADTAAKVYEEATVKLQTPDYSVRNLLRKMNVKVVCTTDDPIDNLEHHQKVKDEGFEVKILPAFRPDKAMNVDNAAAFNSYLSKLEAASDTTIVSFVDYLDALKNRHDFFATMGCSVSDHGLEQIYAEDYTEGEIICIFNKVRSGKELEPSENLKFKSAMLEIFAVWDWEKGWVQQYHLGALRNNNSRMMQQLGPDTGWDSIGDFSQGKTIAKFLDRLDTNNQLAKTILYNLNPADNELMATMIGNFNDGSVQGKIQYGSGWWFLDQKDGMIKQLNALSNMGLLSRFVGMLTDSRSFLSFPRHEYFRRILCNLFGNEVEAGELPNDIEWIGKVVQDICYNNASNYFNWKEVNQPRVIASVQ; from the coding sequence ATGAAAAATTTCTTAGACGATAACTTCTTATTGCAAACCAAAACTGCGGAACGTTTGTATCACGAGTTTGCAAAAGAGATGCCCATTATAGATTACCATTGCCATCTACCACCCGATCAGATAGCTAATGATATCAATTTTCAAAATTTATCGCAGGTATGGCTATATGGCGATCATTATAAATGGAGAGCCATGCGTACAAACGGGGTGGATGAAAGCTTCTGCACTGGAAACCAACCTGATTTTGACAAGTTTCAAAAATGGGCAGCTACCGTTCCTTATACCTTGCGCAATCCATTATATCACTGGACGCATTTAGAACTGCAACGCTATTTTGGGATACATGACATCCTAAATGCTGACACAGCGGCTAAAGTTTATGAGGAAGCTACCGTAAAGCTGCAAACACCAGACTATTCTGTGCGTAATCTTTTACGTAAAATGAATGTAAAGGTGGTGTGTACGACCGATGATCCTATTGACAATCTAGAGCATCATCAAAAGGTGAAAGATGAAGGATTTGAAGTTAAGATCCTGCCTGCGTTTCGTCCCGATAAGGCAATGAATGTAGATAATGCAGCAGCCTTCAATAGCTATCTTTCAAAGTTAGAAGCGGCCAGCGATACCACAATTGTATCGTTTGTTGATTATTTGGACGCCTTAAAGAACAGACACGACTTCTTTGCCACCATGGGATGCTCTGTATCGGATCATGGTTTAGAGCAGATCTATGCTGAAGATTATACGGAAGGAGAGATCATATGCATCTTCAACAAAGTCCGTTCTGGTAAAGAGTTGGAACCATCTGAAAATCTGAAGTTCAAATCAGCTATGCTGGAAATCTTTGCTGTATGGGATTGGGAAAAAGGCTGGGTGCAGCAATACCATTTAGGAGCCCTGCGCAACAACAACTCCCGCATGATGCAGCAATTAGGTCCTGATACAGGCTGGGACAGTATTGGTGATTTCTCACAAGGAAAAACCATTGCTAAGTTTTTAGACCGTTTGGATACAAATAATCAACTGGCTAAAACGATTCTGTATAACCTGAACCCGGCCGACAATGAACTGATGGCTACCATGATTGGCAACTTTAATGATGGTTCTGTACAGGGTAAGATCCAATATGGCTCCGGCTGGTGGTTCCTTGACCAAAAAGATGGAATGATCAAGCAGCTCAATGCACTGTCCAATATGGGATTGTTAAGCCGCTTTGTGGGCATGCTCACCGACAGCCGTAGTTTCCTATCATTTCCGCGTCATGAGTATTTCCGCCGCATCTTGTGTAACCTTTTTGGCAATGAAGTGGAAGCAGGTGAATTACCCAATGATATAGAATGGATTGGTAAAGTGGTACAGGACATTTGTTATAACAATGCCAGCAACTACTTCAATTGGAAAGAAGTCAACCAGCCTCGTGTAATTGCATCTGTACAATAA
- a CDS encoding sugar kinase, whose translation MNTVFCFGELLLRLSPVLHGEWIHHSSMPVFIGGAELNVAQALSRWKVPVSYGTALPDNYLSKEITQYVQDQGVDTSAILYAGNRIGTYYLPQGADLKNAGVIYDRAYSSFYELQPGQTDWDEVLKGKSWFHFSAISPALNENVAAVCKEGLQAAVRKGLFISVDLNYRAKLWQYGKLPSEVMPELVQYCDLVMGNIWAAEKMLGISLPSSFADNKEQYLELAEESSIAISKRFSKVKQVAYTFRFDQEEGLRYYATLFKHNHLYISREQQTKTVVDKVGSGDCFMAGLIYGNYNALAPQEIIDFAAAAAFNKLFVKGDATTTTVEEIKKGYLNYA comes from the coding sequence ATGAATACGGTCTTTTGTTTTGGTGAGTTACTATTACGATTGTCTCCAGTATTGCATGGCGAATGGATTCATCATTCGTCTATGCCTGTATTTATTGGAGGAGCAGAGTTAAATGTAGCTCAAGCACTTTCTCGCTGGAAAGTACCTGTAAGCTATGGAACAGCACTGCCAGATAACTATTTATCAAAAGAAATTACACAATACGTACAAGACCAAGGTGTAGATACTTCAGCGATTTTATATGCAGGCAATCGCATAGGCACTTATTATCTCCCGCAAGGTGCTGACCTGAAAAATGCAGGTGTGATCTATGATCGGGCGTACTCGTCGTTTTATGAATTGCAGCCAGGTCAAACAGACTGGGATGAAGTTTTAAAAGGTAAGTCTTGGTTTCACTTTAGCGCTATTTCACCAGCATTAAATGAAAATGTAGCAGCTGTATGTAAAGAAGGACTTCAGGCAGCCGTAAGAAAAGGGTTATTTATATCAGTAGACCTGAATTACCGCGCTAAGCTTTGGCAGTATGGTAAACTACCATCTGAAGTAATGCCAGAATTGGTGCAATACTGTGACCTGGTAATGGGCAACATCTGGGCTGCGGAGAAAATGTTAGGTATTTCATTGCCTTCTTCATTTGCAGATAACAAAGAACAGTATTTAGAGCTGGCTGAAGAAAGTTCAATAGCTATAAGTAAGCGCTTTTCCAAGGTTAAACAAGTGGCTTACACCTTTCGTTTTGACCAGGAAGAAGGCCTGCGTTATTATGCTACACTTTTTAAACATAACCATTTGTATATTTCCAGGGAGCAACAAACGAAAACAGTAGTTGATAAAGTAGGTAGTGGTGATTGTTTTATGGCTGGTTTGATCTATGGTAACTATAATGCATTGGCACCACAGGAGATCATTGACTTTGCTGCAGCGGCTGCTTTCAATAAACTATTTGTAAAAGGCGATGCAACAACAACAACAGTAGAGGAAATTAAGAAAGGCTATTTAAACTATGCATAA
- a CDS encoding pectinesterase family protein, with the protein MRTIFSIIAVVFCLLTTTTILAKQPPVRIVVDAYGKGDYKTIQGAINSLPDSATTPRVIYIRNGVYNEKLYIEKHNLILLGEDREKTIITQAIARDAWRCLHNEDWGVATINTDGNDLTFQNLTITNSFGFDWKGDETIPCATDTVAHQKTISKSGHQMALRTMNSTRLKAINCRFRAFGGDTVSPWNVQEGMFYFKDCIMEGGVDFYCPRGWAWAENCHFISHTGVAAIWHDGSRFEDSKTVLKNCTFEGFDGFNLGRYHRDAQFYLIDCTFPQNMADKDIYLVPTPNTILWGRRVYYYNCHRTGGDYAWHKDNLNTAKGAPTSDQITTSWLFTGRWQPEAAPAEAKAHARLRKKMADGSYGPILKKDVMPANLQANDFSKVAIPYYQTEGPAWENDKVGFRIYLDVRNGKDIFGKTTAALVMDTVGTYGDKYYHHFDPRWGMDVLKVGKSLGAGSLAIQVKTNAGKDTLIRLGENVGQTLYQLVKDEASVAVIRLHYKNWKVLNRTYNLTEEISIRPGTYYYESKITMTGLKGDEKLVTGIVNLKSKQSYSLENNNYKVLFTHDKQSENDDYLGMAVKVSTKYNPVFGQTSNEGDGILNTYTVSMDIKNNQPVQFQFYACWEKTDMNFANKTYFQNFLLEQEATAIIKKSL; encoded by the coding sequence GTGAGAACTATATTTTCCATTATAGCTGTTGTTTTTTGTTTGTTAACCACTACTACCATTTTGGCAAAACAACCTCCAGTACGGATTGTTGTTGATGCCTATGGCAAGGGTGATTATAAAACCATCCAGGGAGCTATTAACAGTTTACCCGATTCTGCTACTACCCCTCGTGTTATCTATATCCGCAACGGTGTCTACAATGAAAAACTTTATATTGAAAAGCATAACCTTATTCTTTTAGGGGAAGACCGCGAGAAGACCATTATTACACAAGCCATTGCGCGTGATGCCTGGCGATGCTTGCACAATGAAGATTGGGGTGTGGCTACTATAAATACGGATGGGAATGACCTTACGTTTCAAAACCTAACCATTACCAATTCATTTGGATTTGATTGGAAAGGAGATGAAACAATACCATGTGCAACTGATACGGTAGCGCATCAAAAAACGATATCTAAGAGTGGTCATCAAATGGCTTTGCGTACCATGAATAGCACACGCTTAAAAGCTATTAATTGCCGTTTCCGCGCCTTTGGCGGCGATACTGTTAGTCCCTGGAATGTACAGGAAGGTATGTTCTATTTCAAAGACTGTATTATGGAAGGTGGTGTTGATTTCTATTGTCCAAGAGGCTGGGCATGGGCAGAAAACTGTCACTTTATTTCACATACCGGTGTAGCAGCTATCTGGCATGATGGCTCTCGCTTTGAGGATTCAAAAACTGTTTTAAAAAACTGCACGTTTGAAGGGTTTGATGGTTTTAATTTGGGACGCTATCACCGTGACGCGCAGTTCTACCTGATTGATTGTACGTTTCCGCAAAACATGGCTGATAAAGACATTTATTTAGTACCTACTCCTAATACTATTTTGTGGGGTAGAAGAGTGTACTATTATAACTGTCATAGAACAGGAGGCGATTATGCCTGGCATAAGGATAACCTGAATACAGCAAAAGGAGCACCTACATCAGACCAGATAACAACCAGCTGGTTGTTTACCGGAAGATGGCAACCAGAAGCAGCTCCAGCTGAAGCTAAAGCCCATGCACGCTTACGAAAGAAAATGGCGGATGGTTCGTATGGCCCCATTTTAAAGAAAGATGTGATGCCCGCCAACCTTCAGGCAAATGATTTCTCTAAAGTGGCCATTCCTTATTATCAAACAGAAGGTCCGGCCTGGGAAAACGACAAAGTAGGCTTTCGTATATACCTGGATGTACGTAATGGTAAAGACATTTTTGGCAAGACCACAGCGGCACTGGTAATGGATACGGTGGGTACCTACGGCGATAAGTACTATCACCATTTTGATCCACGTTGGGGAATGGATGTTTTGAAAGTAGGGAAATCATTAGGGGCTGGATCATTAGCCATACAGGTAAAAACAAATGCAGGTAAAGACACCTTGATCCGATTAGGAGAAAATGTTGGACAGACATTGTACCAATTAGTAAAGGATGAAGCCTCGGTGGCTGTAATACGATTGCATTACAAAAACTGGAAAGTATTGAACCGTACATACAACCTCACAGAGGAAATCAGTATTCGTCCGGGTACTTACTATTACGAAAGTAAAATCACGATGACAGGCTTAAAAGGGGATGAGAAGTTAGTTACAGGTATTGTTAATCTGAAATCAAAACAATCCTACAGCCTGGAAAACAATAATTATAAAGTTCTATTTACACACGACAAGCAATCTGAAAATGATGATTATTTAGGCATGGCTGTGAAGGTGTCTACTAAATACAACCCGGTATTTGGTCAAACATCAAATGAAGGCGATGGCATATTGAATACTTATACGGTAAGCATGGATATTAAGAATAATCAGCCTGTCCAATTCCAGTTCTATGCCTGCTGGGAAAAGACCGATATGAACTTTGCTAATAAAACTTATTTCCAAAACTTCTTGCTAGAACAGGAAGCAACCGCAATTATTAAAAAGAGTTTATGA
- a CDS encoding UxaA family hydrolase, which translates to MKVLKVHPDDNVIVALHDIAKGQTVTYNGQDYEVVDDIPAKHKFFANDMNTGDEVIMYGVLVGKAQNFIPQGGLMSTSNVKHAAEPYQYRSSNYQWNAPDVSKFIGRTFNGYHRSDGRVGTANYWLFIPTVFCENRNMEVIREALHNELGYAVTDKYKQYAHQLVEAYKNGEAIDAVNLAPANNHQNRVFKNVDGIKFLTHQGGCGGIRQDAAILSKLLVAYADHPNVSGITVLSLGCQNLQVNDFFADLKKRNPQFAKPLYIFEQQQSQSEEQMVAEAIRKTFEGLVEINKLERKPATLDKMVLGVKCGGSDGFSGISANPAVGYCSDLLVALGGKVLLAEFPELCGVEQQLVDRSVNESIARKFIHLMKSYEEIVTRVGSGFHMNPSPGNIKDGLITDAIKSAGAAKKGGTSPVVDVLDYTEPAVKPGLSLVCTPGNDVEATTGKAASGATLILFTTGLGTPTGNPVCPTIKVATNSKLAKRMADIIDIDTGPIIEGEKTIEEMGAEILEYCIKAASGEVTPKAVLLNQDDFIPWKRGVSL; encoded by the coding sequence ATGAAAGTATTGAAAGTGCATCCTGATGATAATGTGATCGTAGCCTTGCATGATATTGCAAAAGGCCAAACGGTGACCTATAATGGTCAGGATTATGAGGTAGTGGATGATATTCCAGCAAAGCACAAGTTTTTTGCCAATGATATGAATACTGGGGACGAAGTGATCATGTACGGTGTACTGGTGGGGAAAGCACAAAACTTTATACCACAAGGCGGATTGATGTCGACTTCCAATGTTAAACATGCCGCTGAACCTTATCAGTATAGAAGTTCCAACTATCAATGGAACGCACCAGATGTTTCCAAATTTATTGGCAGAACGTTCAATGGATATCATCGTTCTGATGGTAGAGTAGGTACTGCCAATTATTGGCTATTCATACCAACAGTTTTCTGTGAGAACCGCAATATGGAAGTGATTCGGGAAGCGCTACATAATGAGTTAGGCTATGCCGTAACTGATAAGTATAAACAATATGCACATCAACTGGTAGAAGCCTACAAAAATGGTGAAGCCATTGATGCCGTTAATTTGGCTCCTGCCAATAATCATCAAAACCGGGTGTTTAAGAATGTAGATGGTATCAAGTTCTTAACCCACCAGGGTGGCTGTGGTGGTATACGTCAGGATGCAGCTATACTTAGCAAACTGCTGGTAGCTTATGCTGATCATCCGAATGTTAGTGGCATTACGGTATTAAGTTTAGGTTGTCAAAACCTTCAGGTAAATGATTTCTTTGCAGACTTGAAAAAGCGTAATCCTCAGTTTGCTAAGCCACTCTACATTTTTGAACAACAGCAATCGCAAAGTGAAGAGCAAATGGTAGCAGAAGCTATCCGCAAAACATTTGAGGGATTAGTGGAGATAAATAAACTGGAGCGTAAGCCTGCTACATTAGACAAGATGGTTCTTGGCGTAAAATGTGGTGGTAGTGATGGTTTTAGCGGTATTTCAGCTAATCCTGCAGTAGGCTACTGTTCTGACTTATTGGTGGCATTAGGCGGCAAAGTATTACTGGCAGAATTCCCGGAGTTATGTGGTGTTGAGCAGCAGTTAGTTGATCGTTCTGTAAATGAATCTATAGCACGTAAGTTCATTCATTTAATGAAAAGCTATGAAGAGATTGTGACGCGCGTAGGATCTGGCTTTCACATGAATCCTTCGCCAGGCAATATTAAAGATGGATTAATTACAGATGCAATTAAGAGTGCGGGCGCTGCAAAAAAAGGGGGTACATCGCCAGTAGTAGATGTATTGGATTATACAGAGCCGGCTGTAAAGCCCGGTTTAAGCCTTGTTTGCACACCAGGCAATGATGTGGAAGCTACAACAGGGAAAGCTGCTTCTGGTGCCACATTAATTCTGTTCACGACAGGCTTAGGGACACCTACAGGCAACCCGGTTTGCCCAACCATTAAGGTGGCCACCAATTCTAAGTTGGCAAAACGGATGGCGGATATCATAGACATTGATACTGGACCCATCATAGAAGGAGAGAAAACCATTGAAGAAATGGGTGCTGAAATATTGGAGTATTGTATCAAAGCGGCTAGTGGTGAAGTAACACCTAAGGCTGTTTTATTAAACCAGGACGATTTTATTCCATGGAAGCGTGGAGTTTCTTTATAA
- a CDS encoding tagaturonate reductase, which translates to MILSRYTLKNITSKKVTIPDETLFELPEKVLQFGTGVLLRGLPDYFIDKANKKGIFNGRIVVVKSTSHGDSSAFDKQDGLYTLCVRGIQNGEKVEENVINASISRVLNAAEEWEEILACAHNQNMQVIISNTTEVGIQLVNDDIRRHPPVSFPGKLLAFLYERFQAFGGSERSGMVIVPTELIPDNGTKLEAIVLELAHLNGLEASFIEWLENSNQFCNSLVDRIVPGKPDQSLQKELEQELGYMDGLMTMSEVYRLWAIEGNEHVKEVLTFAQADEGVIIEPNIDLYRELKLRLLNGTHTLSCGLAFLAGCDTVKNAMDKEDTGTFIAQLMMEELAPSIPYEVELEKAHVFGTQVLDRFRNPHIKHYWLSITMQYSSKMKMRCIPLLLRHYEQIQTVPEYFAFGFAAYLRFMKATAVKEGKFYGELNGQPYLITDDQAESFYKRWQTLTLDALVEEVLADDSLWGTEVNTLPGFQQAVTEKLHLILNSGMNAAIETIQANRTIIA; encoded by the coding sequence ATGATACTCTCACGCTACACACTAAAGAACATCACCTCTAAGAAGGTGACCATACCCGATGAAACTTTATTCGAACTGCCTGAAAAAGTATTGCAGTTTGGAACTGGCGTTTTGTTACGGGGATTACCCGATTATTTTATTGATAAAGCCAACAAAAAAGGCATTTTTAATGGCCGTATTGTAGTAGTAAAATCTACATCGCATGGCGATTCCAGTGCGTTTGATAAACAAGACGGCCTCTATACGCTATGTGTTAGAGGTATACAGAACGGTGAAAAAGTTGAAGAGAATGTAATTAATGCATCTATAAGTCGTGTGTTGAATGCCGCAGAAGAGTGGGAAGAAATTTTAGCCTGTGCACATAATCAAAATATGCAGGTTATTATATCTAATACTACGGAAGTAGGTATTCAATTGGTGAATGATGATATTCGTCGTCACCCGCCAGTATCATTTCCTGGAAAACTCTTAGCCTTTCTGTATGAGCGCTTCCAAGCCTTTGGTGGCAGTGAGCGTAGCGGCATGGTGATAGTACCTACAGAACTTATTCCTGACAATGGAACAAAGTTAGAAGCTATTGTATTGGAATTGGCACATCTGAATGGACTAGAAGCGTCATTTATTGAGTGGTTGGAAAACAGCAATCAATTTTGCAATTCCTTGGTTGATCGTATAGTACCAGGAAAGCCAGACCAGTCTTTACAAAAAGAACTTGAACAGGAGCTTGGTTACATGGATGGCTTAATGACCATGTCTGAAGTATACCGCCTTTGGGCCATTGAAGGAAATGAACATGTGAAAGAGGTACTGACATTTGCGCAGGCAGATGAAGGGGTTATTATAGAACCCAATATTGATCTGTATCGTGAGTTAAAGCTTCGTTTGTTAAATGGTACGCATACACTTAGCTGTGGTTTGGCCTTTCTAGCGGGTTGCGACACTGTTAAAAATGCAATGGACAAAGAAGACACGGGGACCTTTATAGCTCAGTTAATGATGGAAGAGCTTGCACCTTCCATTCCCTATGAAGTTGAATTAGAAAAAGCACATGTTTTCGGCACACAGGTATTAGACCGTTTCCGCAATCCTCATATCAAGCATTATTGGTTGAGCATAACTATGCAATACAGCTCTAAGATGAAAATGCGTTGTATCCCCCTTTTGCTTCGCCATTATGAGCAAATACAAACGGTTCCTGAGTACTTTGCCTTTGGGTTTGCTGCCTATTTGCGTTTTATGAAAGCAACTGCTGTAAAAGAAGGCAAGTTTTATGGTGAATTGAATGGCCAACCTTATTTGATTACAGACGATCAGGCTGAATCATTTTATAAACGCTGGCAGACATTGACATTGGATGCTTTGGTTGAAGAAGTACTGGCAGATGATTCTCTTTGGGGAACTGAAGTAAACACGCTTCCTGGTTTTCAACAAGCGGTTACAGAAAAATTACATCTTATACTCAATAGCGGAATGAATGCTGCTATTGAAACTATACAAGCGAACAGAACAATAATAGCATGA
- a CDS encoding NADP-dependent glyceraldehyde-3-phosphate dehydrogenase — protein MSFKSQLENIFVSEEQIPAEYKLPSEIHQREYLSNGEMHSWNGDVHAVYSPICIKTENGLERKLIGTYPVCSEKEAMVALQAAVDAYDNGRGEWPTMSVANRIKCVENFTHSMLQQKDIVVKLIMWEIGKSYADSVKEFDRTVEYIYATIDALKDLDRKSSSFENEQGIIAQIRRSPLGVVLCMGPFNYPLNETFTTLIPAIIMGNTLLFKPPKHGTLLHYPLLKAFQQAFPKGVVNTIYGRGHAIVPSLMQSGKVNVLTLIGSSKVANELKKLHPKVNRLRAILGLDAKNAAIITANADLKLAVQETVLGSLSFNGQRCTALKIIFVHKSIAEPFLQQLKEEVAKLKFGMPWEKGVSLTPLPEPHKPDYLKELIADAQALGAKVINENGGEAVASFVYPAILYPVTSQMKVYREEQFGPVIPVVAYESLEEPIDYIIDSTHGQQVSIFSNDTEEVAATIDPLVNQVSRVNINCQCQRGPDVFPFTGRKDSAEGTLSVVDALRSFSIRSLVATKNNETNKRLLNDIVHGHHSNFLSTKYIF, from the coding sequence ATGAGCTTTAAAAGTCAGTTAGAAAATATATTCGTAAGCGAAGAACAGATACCTGCAGAATACAAACTGCCTTCTGAAATCCATCAACGAGAGTACTTGTCCAATGGAGAAATGCATTCGTGGAACGGTGATGTTCATGCCGTTTATTCGCCTATTTGTATAAAAACAGAAAATGGGTTAGAGAGAAAGCTCATAGGTACCTATCCTGTTTGCTCAGAAAAAGAGGCCATGGTAGCCTTGCAGGCTGCTGTTGATGCATATGATAATGGCCGTGGCGAATGGCCAACCATGTCGGTTGCTAACCGTATAAAATGCGTAGAGAACTTCACACATAGCATGTTGCAACAAAAGGATATTGTTGTAAAACTGATCATGTGGGAAATTGGTAAGTCTTATGCAGATTCCGTAAAAGAGTTTGATCGTACTGTTGAATACATATACGCGACTATTGATGCATTAAAAGACCTGGATCGTAAATCATCCAGCTTTGAAAATGAACAAGGCATCATTGCACAAATACGCCGTTCTCCGCTTGGTGTGGTTTTGTGTATGGGGCCATTTAATTATCCATTAAATGAAACGTTTACCACGCTGATTCCAGCCATTATAATGGGTAATACATTGTTATTTAAGCCACCAAAGCATGGTACCTTATTACATTATCCCTTATTAAAAGCCTTTCAGCAAGCCTTCCCCAAAGGTGTAGTAAATACCATCTATGGTCGTGGACATGCCATAGTACCTTCCTTAATGCAGTCTGGAAAGGTGAATGTATTGACATTAATTGGCTCCAGTAAAGTAGCCAACGAGTTAAAGAAACTGCATCCCAAAGTGAATCGTTTACGTGCTATTTTAGGATTGGATGCTAAAAATGCAGCAATTATTACGGCAAATGCCGATTTGAAACTGGCCGTGCAGGAAACCGTACTAGGATCCCTATCTTTCAATGGGCAGCGTTGTACAGCATTAAAGATCATTTTTGTTCATAAAAGCATAGCCGAACCTTTTTTGCAACAATTGAAAGAAGAAGTAGCCAAATTGAAATTCGGTATGCCATGGGAAAAGGGTGTATCACTAACGCCATTGCCTGAACCACATAAGCCTGACTATTTGAAAGAGTTGATTGCAGATGCGCAGGCACTAGGGGCAAAAGTGATCAACGAAAATGGGGGTGAAGCAGTAGCATCTTTTGTTTATCCGGCTATCTTATACCCGGTAACGAGTCAAATGAAGGTGTACAGAGAAGAACAGTTTGGCCCTGTTATTCCGGTAGTGGCTTATGAAAGCCTGGAGGAACCAATTGACTATATTATTGATTCTACACATGGCCAGCAAGTCAGTATATTTAGCAATGATACTGAAGAAGTGGCTGCTACTATTGATCCTTTAGTAAACCAGGTTAGCCGTGTCAATATCAATTGTCAATGCCAGAGAGGCCCAGATGTATTTCCATTTACGGGTCGCAAAGACAGTGCAGAAGGTACGTTGTCGGTTGTTGATGCCCTTCGTTCGTTCTCTATCCGTTCTTTAGTTGCAACAAAGAACAATGAAACCAACAAGCGTTTATTGAATGATATTGTTCACGGACATCATTCCAACTTTTTAAGCACGAAATACATTTTCTAA